The region TTTTCCGAGTGAGTTCTATTGTAGCTCCTGCGGTGAAGAAGTCTTACACAAAATGGCTGCCTACTTTTCCCTCGACCAGAGGGAGTTCATTTGTGGTAACTGCCATAGTCTTCCCAAAAACCAAATCCATCTGATACAGCTCATGAGGATTTTTTTGAGCAAACGATTCTCTCATCTCCAGGGTCTGTCGATAGAACCTGAGCATCTCAAGGAGCTTGACCAAATCATGAACCAATTCTTTCGCTTGGTCACGGGAAAAGAAATGAAATCTTACTTTGAATTTTACAAAAGCCTTGGAAACTCGTAATCGTGAATGCTTTTACCAAGACTCTACTCATCACAATGACTCTTTCAGTCTTCTTTGTCTCGTTCCAGTTGTTGTTGCAACTAGAGTCCAAAAAGAACAAATCGAATCCTAGCAGTCGACTTACCTATAAACGTGAAATTACAATCCGAAAAGATTCACAAAACATCCCCCAATTCCTAACAGAATACAAAAGGTATTCTTTCCTACTTTGGGAGAGAAGCCATCCAGATTCTGAAGTAAAGAAATGAAACAATGAAAATAGAAACCCTTATCAAAAATAGAGTTCTCTCATATCTAAGTACTGCTGTGCAGTCCTACATAGAAGAGGATAAACAATCGATCCAGTTAGATAGCCTTAAAATTCGTATCGAATACTCTCGGGATGAAAAGTTCGGAGATTATTCCAGTCCTTTTGCTATGGAAAATAAAAATATATTTGGAAAAGCTCCCAAAGACATTGCAGAAGGGGTGATCAAGCAGTTTGCCAATCAGCCATTTTTTTCGGAAATCAGTTTTTCTCCACCAGGGTTTATCAATTTCAGGATCGATCCCAAGATCCTTTGGTCCTACGCTAAAGAAAGTTTGGTTTCTAAAGACTATTATGCAAAAGTAGAAAATAGAAAAAAAATAAACTTAGAATTTGTTTCGGCAAATCCAACAGGACCTATGAACATAGTGTCCGCTAGATCCGCAGCTTACGGAGACGCGCTGGGAAATTTACTTTCAAGCCTAGGACATTCTGTTCACAAGGAATTCTATGTGAATGACTATGGCAACCAAGTAAATCTTTTAGGAGTTGCCGTGCTCCTTAGATACCAAGAACAGAAAGGCATTCCTTTGGTTTTCCAAGAGGAAGATGATGGGCGAAACCTTTTTGATCTGATTGAATTAAATGTACTCCCAAAAGAAAGTTATAGGGGAGAGTACATTAAAGAGATTGCAATTACATTTGGAAAGGTCGAAACAAACAAAGCACACTTAGAGTCACTGATCTCTGCAAAAGATTGGCAAAGAGCGATATCACTTTTATCAGATTATGCCGTCGAATACAATCTAAAACAACAGAAAGAGGACCTTTCCCTATTTGGAGTGCAATTTGATGAGTTCTTTCGAGAGAGTAGTTTGCATACATCTGGCGAGGTAAACAAAGTTCCAGAAAGATTGAAAAGGGAAGACCTTTCCGAGGAACAAGGAAAATTACTCTTTCTTTCGACACATTATCAGGATGATAAAGATAGAGTGATCCGCAGAGAAGATGGAAGGCCGACCTACCTAATGGCAGATATTGCCTACCATCTCAAAAAATATGAAAGAGGTTTCGAGGAGCTCATTGATATTTGGGGACCTGACCATTATGGCTATATCGCCAGATTGAAAGGTTCCATGGTCTCTGCAGGGAAAACACCAGACAGCTTTAATGTTTTGATCGCTCAACAAGTTAATTTAATTGAAAACAAAGAAAAGGTAAAGATGAGCAAACGTTTGGGGATCTTCCAAACAATGAGGGATTTGTTATCCTATCTTGGAAAAAGTGCCAGTGATGTTGGACGCTATTTTTTTCTAATGAGATCGGCAGATGCTCCTCTCGATTTTGATTTGGATTTAGCAAAAGACGAATCAGACAAAAATCCCGTATTTTACATTCAATATGCCCATGCAAGGATTTCATCCATATTTAGGGAATTAGGTGAGGCTAGTCTTCTCGACGTTCCTGTAGACTTTAATACATGGGGAAAACAAGAGGATAGAATACGACTTTTATTTTGGGTCAGTCGATTTTCAGAAGAAGTCTATGATTCCGCCTTAACACGTGAGCCTCACCGCCTAACAAATTACCTACAATCCCTAAGCAAATCCTTTACCCGTTTTTATGGCCAAAAAGAAAATCGAATCAAAGAAAAGACGGGAGAGGAAAGAGAGAGTTTACTTTTGCTATGTAAAATGGTACAAAACGTTCTAAAAGAAGGATTAACCATTTTAGGTATATCTGCTCCCGACCAAATGTCCAAAAGTGAGCCAAATGTATGAAACCAATCGTTACCATACTCTCCACTGGTTCAGAATTGACAGCTGGCAGGAGCATTGATACCAATTCTGGTTGGATAGCCGTGCAACTTGGGGAACTGGGTTGGAAGGTTAACCGTTTTGTCGTCATGCCAGATGATCCAAGGATCATATTGTCTGAGTTGAAAGCCTTACAGTTGCAGGCCAAAGAAAATCCAGACGTTCCATCCCTTGTGATCATGACAGGCGGTCTTGGGGCTACTGAGGATGATTATACCCTTCAGTGTGCCTTAGAACTGAGTGGCCAGAAAATGGTGATCAATGAAAAAGCAAACATACGTTTGAAGTCATTGTATGCTGCAAGGGGTAAATCCTATACCGATATTTTACCCACTGTTATGCGCCAAATACATTATCCAGAAAATAGTTATGTTTTAGAGAATGGTTCTGGATTGGCTGTGGGCTTTGTTTTGAATCTTTCTGAGAATGCTTACTTAGCCTGTATGCCAGGCGTACCCACAGAAATGAAGGATATGTATAAAAAGAGACTCCTACCTTTTTTAAAACGGACTTTTGAAAAAGGAGAGCTTTACCAGAAAAATCGCTGGATCTGGGGAATCGGAGAATCCCTTTTCCAGGCTGAATTTATATCCAAACAGAAAGACTTATTAGATGCTGGCATGGAATGGGGAGTCACTGCACAGAAGGGCTTTATCAAAGCGATCTTTCAGGCAGAGCGTGAGGATCTCGTTGACCAAGCCATAGCTAGGTTAAAGGATGCATACCCTAACCAAAATACGGAAGATGTATTTTCTTTTCTACATGAAACTCTCAGACTAAACAAACAAACAATCTCCGTAGCAGAAAGTTGCACAGGAGGTTTGTTAGGTGGAAAAATCACGGATGTGCCTGGTTCCAGTGCCTATTTTTTGGGTGGCCACCTGGTATATTCCAATGAGCAAAAAATTAATTTACTCGGTGTATCGGCTGATTTGATCGGAAAGTTTGGAGCTGTCAGCGAAGAAGTCTGCAAAGCAATGTTAGTAGGACTGGAAAAAAGTATCCCTTCAGATTTTCAATTGGCCATTACGGGCATAGCTGGTCCAGAGGGTGGATCGGAGGACAAGCCGGTAGGTACGATTTGGATTGGACGGAAAAGAAAAGGTTCTGATCCAGAGGCCTTTTTGTACCAAATGCCTGGGAACAGAGAAATGGTACGAGAGAGTGCAGTGAATACGGCCCTCTATTTGTTGAGTAAACTTTTAAAGTAAGGGGATATATGCAGATCATCTTCAATACACTCATCTTTTCGGTATTATTCTTTTTTCTTTGGGATGTCGAATACAGCATGGTTCCGTCCATTCGCGAGACTTGGGTTTGGAATAAAGAAGGAGCTTTTGGAACAGCCTCACCAAAGCTTGGAGAAGTACCTACCCAAACCTTGAACGGTTATAAGATAGGTGATAAGTTCTATTCATTCTCTCTTGGAAAATCTTCGCAGTATACTGATCCGAACTTTGTTGATTTTGCTTTGCTCGGAAAAGGTTACATTGAATACCAAAAGATTGGTGATTCTGTGAACTTTTTCTCTGAAAAGGGAGAACTCTTTTGGAACAAAGATATCAATTCCTATCCTCGGTCTGGATATTTTGCATCTCCCGTATTGTACCTATCAGGTGATAATAATACTGTATTTCTCATGGATGTGAGTGGTAACAAATTAGGAAAAGGTGCTCTCCACGGAAGGTTTTTAACCGATTACGATTTTGATAAAAAAGGCAATGGAGCCATCGTATTATTTTCTGGGGGAGAACTCTACCGAGTGGACGAAAAGGGAAACACTCTTTTTGAGAAAGATCTCTCCTCCGAAAAACCAGGAGCATTTTTTAAAAGTATTTCACTATCACCTAACGGAAAGTTGGCATTGATACACTTTTCCCTGAATCAAAAAGATTTTTTTGGATTGCTTGATGAAACAGGTGAGCTAGAGGAAGAATGGGAAATCCAAAACGTTTATACGCATAAACTATACTTTGCCATCAATGATAAGGCAAAATTATTAGTCAATTTTCCTGATAAATTAAGTTTCCAAGAGAAAGAAACTTTACTATGGGAGATCCCCAAACAGAAAAAAGGTGGTGTTTACCAAGTTTCATTTGTCTATGCTGGCGGATTTGTATACAATTTAGAAAATGAAATTGTCTTTTTGGACGAGAACGGAATCGAATTGAATCGAAAATCTATCCCTTTGGATGAAACTCCGATACGACTCTTCCCAGGTAAAGCGGAGAATGTTTTTTATTTGGAAACGAAGAAGGATATATACCAGTTTAGATACTTTCCTTAGTATTGATTTCATAGATAGAGAGTGCTTTGAATCCCGACCTACCTTCACGATTCACCATAGCAATGGTTTCTGTGCACTTCCCAGGTTCTATGTTGAATATCAATTGGTCCGATATTTCACGGCAGATGTAGAGGCCACGACCATGGCTATCACCCAATCCTTTGGGAAAGCCAGTCGATTCATCCACACTTATATGGCGATCCAACCGATGTAAAATCTCTTCCTTACGAAGGCTACCAAATTGGTCTCTGACAACGATAAAGAGTGTGGTATCTGTTGAACCATAGCCAATTGTAAAATAATCATCTTTTGATAACTCAATATTATCTAC is a window of Leptospira ryugenii DNA encoding:
- the argS gene encoding arginine--tRNA ligase, with the translated sequence MKIETLIKNRVLSYLSTAVQSYIEEDKQSIQLDSLKIRIEYSRDEKFGDYSSPFAMENKNIFGKAPKDIAEGVIKQFANQPFFSEISFSPPGFINFRIDPKILWSYAKESLVSKDYYAKVENRKKINLEFVSANPTGPMNIVSARSAAYGDALGNLLSSLGHSVHKEFYVNDYGNQVNLLGVAVLLRYQEQKGIPLVFQEEDDGRNLFDLIELNVLPKESYRGEYIKEIAITFGKVETNKAHLESLISAKDWQRAISLLSDYAVEYNLKQQKEDLSLFGVQFDEFFRESSLHTSGEVNKVPERLKREDLSEEQGKLLFLSTHYQDDKDRVIRREDGRPTYLMADIAYHLKKYERGFEELIDIWGPDHYGYIARLKGSMVSAGKTPDSFNVLIAQQVNLIENKEKVKMSKRLGIFQTMRDLLSYLGKSASDVGRYFFLMRSADAPLDFDLDLAKDESDKNPVFYIQYAHARISSIFRELGEASLLDVPVDFNTWGKQEDRIRLLFWVSRFSEEVYDSALTREPHRLTNYLQSLSKSFTRFYGQKENRIKEKTGEERESLLLLCKMVQNVLKEGLTILGISAPDQMSKSEPNV
- a CDS encoding nicotinamide-nucleotide amidohydrolase family protein; translation: MKPIVTILSTGSELTAGRSIDTNSGWIAVQLGELGWKVNRFVVMPDDPRIILSELKALQLQAKENPDVPSLVIMTGGLGATEDDYTLQCALELSGQKMVINEKANIRLKSLYAARGKSYTDILPTVMRQIHYPENSYVLENGSGLAVGFVLNLSENAYLACMPGVPTEMKDMYKKRLLPFLKRTFEKGELYQKNRWIWGIGESLFQAEFISKQKDLLDAGMEWGVTAQKGFIKAIFQAEREDLVDQAIARLKDAYPNQNTEDVFSFLHETLRLNKQTISVAESCTGGLLGGKITDVPGSSAYFLGGHLVYSNEQKINLLGVSADLIGKFGAVSEEVCKAMLVGLEKSIPSDFQLAITGIAGPEGGSEDKPVGTIWIGRKRKGSDPEAFLYQMPGNREMVRESAVNTALYLLSKLLK